One segment of Methanolinea mesophila DNA contains the following:
- a CDS encoding DUF7289 family protein: MKSTPHREGKQYLAGALSRRDDGREAGVSETVGYILIFGIMMAGIALVTLYGYPLLLNQQANSNIQNMERNMISLQTDVNSLTYKNVPYKESTVQVSGGTLSVSIPDSNTPFFRIVPENGAPVAFQPGNIHYLDDSQGAYVELLNGAVVQRYNGQVGSVMISDPRWYYDPGQNILVVTWIGITADAAYSVTGISTVQMAITDPPLEYTFDNPGTVDISYGQDPAYHNSDDIYREAWSNYLTGGKFGMTKTPNVFWDNYTFSPATPLSQMVVKIYTVKILNL; this comes from the coding sequence CCACACCACATCGGGAAGGAAAACAATACCTGGCAGGGGCACTCTCCCGGAGAGACGACGGCAGGGAAGCTGGAGTCTCCGAAACGGTCGGGTACATCCTCATCTTCGGGATAATGATGGCAGGCATAGCCTTGGTTACACTTTACGGCTATCCTCTCCTGTTAAACCAGCAGGCGAACTCAAACATCCAGAATATGGAGCGGAACATGATCTCCCTCCAGACGGACGTGAACTCCCTCACCTACAAGAACGTCCCCTACAAGGAATCGACCGTCCAGGTCTCGGGCGGCACGCTCTCCGTTTCGATCCCGGATTCCAACACCCCGTTCTTCAGGATCGTCCCGGAAAACGGAGCACCGGTGGCGTTCCAGCCGGGGAACATCCACTACCTCGATGACTCCCAGGGGGCCTATGTCGAGCTCCTGAACGGGGCGGTGGTCCAGCGATATAATGGGCAGGTGGGATCGGTGATGATCTCCGACCCGCGATGGTACTATGATCCCGGTCAGAACATCCTGGTTGTCACATGGATCGGGATCACTGCCGATGCCGCGTACTCTGTCACCGGGATCAGCACCGTCCAGATGGCGATCACCGACCCTCCCCTGGAGTATACTTTCGACAATCCGGGGACGGTCGATATCTCCTACGGGCAGGACCCGGCCTACCACAACAGCGATGACATCTACCGGGAAGCGTGGAGCAATTACCTCACCGGGGGCAAGTTCGGAATGACGAAAACGCCCAATGTATTCTGGGACAATTACACGTTCAGCCCGGCGACCCCGCTTTCACAAATGGTGGTGAAAATCTATACCGTGAAGATACTGAACCTGTAA